The Harpia harpyja isolate bHarHar1 chromosome 13, bHarHar1 primary haplotype, whole genome shotgun sequence genome contains a region encoding:
- the LOC128150369 gene encoding uncharacterized protein LOC128150369, giving the protein MSCALSSSFSLFSSFLFPPFSLHPFALLLISIFPFHSLVLLPVPYFSVNPSVLLPIITFAVCIPLPCFPFISFGSILMSCSPAVFFSFSSSLTCSLPCCFSLCHSFHFPVPLSLQPCVLLPVPLYPSVPDLVAVFSFSISLSCCPSPSSSLSVFFSSVGYSAFLPVPIFFLSSSLCPALCSVPPTPTVSCCVLPVLLPVDFFFFPYCSIPLSCTLEVFFLFSVFLFCPSPTPTFTRLSLSLYVLLSFSSSCSSCFFSLFLYPAAHRYFFLLHPFVLLPVHVSLSLLFCIIFLCFLNLCPVLHMFFSLLLSRSPSSCFSLSAIPLFLCDPLRCSLSFLSPVLCLTCPSLSFFLCPAPCPYYLLLHLSVPLSVPVFSLMLHLSVILSVALVGSPSPHPAPCPSLFRSIPLSGSLSLTCFLYPSVLPPVFLVPLACYPSLSFFLSFSISLPRSCQSLPLSVSNISFSTSALLPVPFLLFSVSSILPLTF; this is encoded by the coding sequence ATGTCCTGTGCTCTATCCtcgtctttctctctcttttcctccttccttttcccgCCTTTTTCTCTGCATCCCTTTGCCCTGTTGCTCATCAGTATTTTTCCCTTCCATTCCTtggtcctgctccctgtcccgtACTTCTCTGTCAatccctctgtcctgttgcctaTCATTacttttgctgtctgcatcccactgccctgcttcccattcatctcttttggctctaTCCTCAtgtcctgctccccagcagtatttttttctttctccagctctctgacctgctccctgccctgctgtttttctctctgtcattctttccacTTCCCTGTACCTCTCTCTCTGCAACCTTGTGTCCTGCTTCCTGtccctctctatccctctgtccctgACCTTGtcgctgttttttctttctccatctctttgtCCTGCTGCCCATCTCCGTCcagttctctttctgtgtttttttcctctgttggttactctgcttttcttcctgtccctattttttttctttcttcatccctctgccctgctctgtgTTCCGTCCCTCCCACTCCTACAGTGTCCTGCTGTGTGTTACCTGTCCTTCTccctgttgattttttttttttcccttattgcTCTATTCCTCTGTCCTGCACcctagaagtattttttttgttctctgtatttctgttctgcccatcccccacccccacctttaCACGTCTCAGTCTTTCTCTCTACGTGCTCCTGTCATTCTCCTCCTCTTGctcttcttgctttttctcacttttcctctatcctgctgcccatcgctattttttcctcctccatccctttgtcctgctccctgtccatGTCAGTCTTTCCCTTTTGTTCTGCAtcatctttctttgttttctcaatCTCTGTCCTGTTCTCCatatgtttttctctctgctcctcagtCGTTCTCCCTCgtcttgtttttccctttctgccatccctctctttctctgtgaccctctgcgctgttccctttcttttctttctccagttctgTGTCTTACCTgtccctctctgtctttcttcctctgtcctgctccctgcccctatTATTTATTGCTTCACCTCTCTGTACCACTCTCTGTCCCTGTTTTTTCTCTcatgctccatctctctgtcattctctctgttgctctcgttggcTCTCCATCCCCACATCCggctccctgtccctctctctttcgcagtatcccactttctggctccctgtcccttacctgttttctatatccctctgtccttcctcctgtctttcttgtccctctggcctgctacccttcactgtctttttttctgtctttctccatctctctgcctcggtcctgtcagtctcttcctctctcagtctctaacatttctttctccacctctgccctgctccctgtcccttttctcttattctctgtgtcctccatcctccccctaactttttga
- the PPIA gene encoding peptidyl-prolyl cis-trans isomerase A, producing MANPVVFFDIAASGEPLGRVTFELFADKVPKTAENFRALSTGEKGFGYKGSCFHRIIPGFMCQGGDFTRHNGTGGKSIYGEKFPDENFILKHTGPGILSMANAGPNTNGSQFFICTAKTEWLDGKHVVFGRVKEGMNVVEAMERCGSKDGKTSKKITITDCGQLS from the exons atGGCCAACCCCGTCGTCTTCTTCGACATCGCCGCCAGCGGCGAACCCCTGGGCCGCGTCACCttcgag CTGTTTGCAGACAAGGTCCCCAAGACAGCAG AAAACTTCCGTGCCCTTAGCACTGGCGAGAAGGGATTTGGCTACAAGGGGTCCTGCTTCCACAGAATCATTCCTGGATTCATGTGCCAG GGTGGCGACTTCACGCGCCACAACGGCACTGGCGGCAAATCCATCTACGGGGAGAAGTTCCCCGATGAGAACTTCATCCTGAAGCACACAGGCCCTGGCATCCTGTCCATGGCCAATGCCGGCCCCAACACGAATGGCTCCCAGTTCTTCATCTGCACTGCCAAGACCGAATG GTTGGATGGCAAGCATGTTGTCTTTGGCCGTGTCAAGGAGGGGATGAATGTGGTGGAGGCCATGGAGCGCTGTGGCTCCAAAGATGGCAAAACAAGCAAGAAGATCACCATTACCGACTGTGGGCAGCTCTCATAA